A genome region from Frankineae bacterium MT45 includes the following:
- a CDS encoding 1-acyl-sn-glycerol-3-phosphate acyltransferases — MNHHDDHHDEPRAGFVGRIAIAILRVINAVVFRHRWQNLQNMPARGPVIVAVNHVSHIDTLLVARLIWDSGRLPRFMAKRSLWDVPVLGFIMRKTQQIPVTRYSTDAANSLNAAVDALHRGEVVVIYPEGTTTKDPQQWPMYPKTGLARLSLLEPDVPVVPISQWGAQPRKPGEPRRRRTVVADIGTPLDMAHWQGMAPNAETLERIGAEVMGVVRAGVGRLRNETPPALPFRPVSKSTIDSPQRLTDNDFSS; from the coding sequence TTGAACCATCACGACGACCACCACGACGAACCTCGCGCCGGATTTGTTGGACGGATAGCCATAGCCATCCTGCGGGTGATCAATGCCGTTGTTTTTCGGCATCGTTGGCAGAATCTTCAGAACATGCCCGCCCGCGGCCCCGTCATCGTCGCAGTGAATCACGTGTCGCATATCGACACGCTGCTGGTGGCCCGGCTCATCTGGGACAGCGGACGACTCCCCCGCTTCATGGCCAAGCGCAGTCTCTGGGACGTCCCGGTACTGGGGTTCATCATGCGTAAAACACAGCAGATTCCGGTCACCCGGTACTCGACGGACGCGGCGAACTCACTGAACGCCGCCGTCGACGCGCTGCACCGAGGCGAGGTCGTCGTCATCTACCCGGAGGGGACGACCACCAAGGATCCGCAGCAGTGGCCGATGTATCCCAAGACCGGGCTCGCCCGATTGAGCCTCCTCGAACCGGACGTGCCGGTGGTGCCGATTTCACAGTGGGGCGCCCAGCCACGCAAGCCGGGTGAGCCCCGACGCCGACGGACCGTCGTCGCCGACATCGGCACGCCGCTGGACATGGCCCACTGGCAGGGGATGGCGCCCAATGCCGAGACGCTGGAGCGCATCGGCGCCGAGGTGATGGGGGTCGTCCGAGCCGGTGTGGGACGACTGCGGAACGAGACACCACCCGCGCTACCGTTCCGTCCGGTATCCAAATCGACGATCGATTCCCCGCAACGCCTGACCGATAACGATTTCAGTTCCTAG
- a CDS encoding ADP-ribosyltransferase exoenzyme — protein MSASQIAARVIPEYAGDLAAFEDAVAGIGVDGARLRDAGVDLVAGWRGLAEFYQTPDSAHLLSVITPVRTSSQAVADDLAAVGRALRDYAEEVRPVAASLASLRSQAEEFDARTAGDGNWNHDQANVDENNRLLRGVNSAVVLLEAAERRCANAIEALFSCRRWHASVGVAADQDAYGYASIPDGAPTPWGSVVARKDSCPKAAVTDLGRFAKGFAIDGFVGTLSSVASLLNPFDWKKFKESWEGLAQLSVALSPILGASMYGGVGERERLVSLGKGLISYDMWRSDPSRASGEAVFNVASLLVPGGGEVGAAADGAKVARIAGEAADAAKGADNVAKASEIATSVEATGRLASGSVSGIEFVSLPTVDQLSDLIMARRAAQLGMKAPTTAELSALMEKLAHAKPGELTVDHTHVPVMGGHEPHFSHLSGDHVVSEPVQDTASATHDTPHFPEAPPSQFPEPVERLPDAEFAELPDQAKSELALREISPGAVHFVTNEAGATYGKAHWGEFVRALPQEERNALTFYTHQPPHRLTSVDINSYLRGLEEPKVGVPTAIERIDSALARSEVTEPIIVSRGMRLEHLEAEPGELEGDVLTEEGFTSASLGMPAFSFSQAVLHLRLPVGTHAVYIDGISAFGGEREILIRRGISYRVTRAFMDRNQQWQIYGEVVPNG, from the coding sequence GTGAGTGCGTCGCAGATCGCTGCGCGGGTAATTCCGGAGTATGCAGGCGACTTGGCGGCTTTCGAGGACGCTGTGGCGGGGATCGGGGTGGATGGCGCCCGTCTGCGTGACGCCGGCGTGGACCTCGTCGCCGGCTGGCGCGGCCTTGCGGAGTTCTACCAGACCCCTGACAGCGCTCACCTCCTGTCGGTGATCACCCCGGTCCGTACGTCCAGCCAGGCGGTCGCCGATGATCTCGCCGCCGTCGGTAGAGCGCTACGGGACTACGCGGAGGAGGTACGCCCCGTCGCGGCGTCACTCGCATCCCTGAGATCGCAGGCCGAGGAGTTCGACGCCAGGACCGCCGGAGATGGGAACTGGAATCACGACCAGGCGAACGTCGATGAGAACAACCGTCTCCTCCGCGGGGTAAATTCCGCCGTCGTCCTGCTCGAGGCCGCCGAGCGTCGCTGTGCCAACGCCATCGAAGCGCTCTTCAGCTGCCGGCGCTGGCACGCATCGGTTGGAGTCGCCGCCGACCAGGATGCCTACGGATACGCGTCGATTCCCGATGGCGCACCGACACCGTGGGGATCGGTGGTAGCCCGCAAGGATTCCTGTCCCAAGGCGGCAGTCACCGATCTCGGAAGGTTCGCGAAAGGGTTCGCGATTGACGGCTTCGTGGGAACTCTGAGCAGCGTCGCCAGCCTGCTGAACCCGTTCGACTGGAAGAAGTTCAAGGAATCGTGGGAAGGTCTCGCCCAATTGTCGGTGGCCCTCTCACCGATTCTCGGGGCGTCGATGTACGGAGGCGTGGGTGAACGAGAGCGCCTCGTCTCGCTGGGCAAGGGCCTCATCTCCTATGACATGTGGCGCAGTGATCCGTCGCGGGCGTCGGGGGAGGCCGTCTTCAATGTGGCGAGTCTTCTTGTCCCCGGCGGTGGTGAGGTTGGCGCGGCCGCAGATGGAGCCAAGGTCGCCCGCATTGCCGGCGAAGCCGCAGACGCGGCGAAAGGGGCTGACAACGTGGCGAAGGCGTCCGAGATCGCAACCTCAGTAGAAGCCACGGGCCGGCTGGCGTCGGGGTCCGTATCGGGTATCGAGTTCGTCTCGCTCCCCACCGTCGACCAGTTGTCCGACCTAATCATGGCCCGCCGGGCCGCTCAGCTTGGCATGAAAGCGCCGACCACCGCCGAGCTGAGTGCGCTCATGGAGAAGCTTGCCCACGCCAAGCCAGGTGAGCTGACCGTTGATCACACTCATGTTCCGGTGATGGGAGGCCATGAACCGCACTTCTCTCATCTGTCCGGTGACCACGTGGTGTCAGAGCCGGTGCAGGATACGGCCTCCGCAACCCACGACACGCCTCACTTCCCAGAGGCGCCGCCGAGTCAATTTCCGGAGCCGGTCGAACGACTGCCCGATGCCGAATTCGCTGAGCTGCCTGACCAGGCGAAGTCCGAACTGGCACTGCGGGAGATCTCGCCCGGCGCCGTGCACTTCGTGACCAATGAGGCTGGTGCCACCTACGGCAAGGCGCACTGGGGAGAGTTCGTCCGGGCCCTGCCGCAGGAGGAGAGAAATGCTCTGACCTTCTATACGCACCAACCGCCGCATCGGCTGACGTCGGTGGATATCAACAGCTATCTGCGCGGCCTCGAGGAGCCGAAGGTGGGGGTGCCGACTGCCATTGAGCGGATTGACAGCGCGCTGGCCCGCAGCGAAGTAACCGAGCCGATCATCGTGTCTCGTGGCATGAGGCTCGAGCATCTCGAAGCTGAACCAGGCGAACTTGAGGGCGACGTTCTCACTGAAGAGGGGTTCACTTCTGCATCATTGGGGATGCCCGCGTTCTCCTTTTCTCAGGCGGTCCTGCATCTGCGGCTCCCGGTCGGTACCCATGCGGTCTACATCGATGGGATATCCGCATTCGGGGGAGAGCGTGAGATTCTGATTCGGAGGGGAATCTCCTACAGGGTCACGCGAGCCTTCATGGACCGCAATCAGCAATGGCAGATCTACGGTGAGGTGGTACCGAATGGTTGA
- a CDS encoding MinD-like ATPase involved in chromosome partitioning or flagellar assembly → MPAHRSAPGNARPIAFRDRPRLTTGAGMLASLQECASASLSGGRRIVLAGAEPGCGVSTVTALVTSLLDSVRLEPLVTVDASGRTTHVRLDVLLTSDPWPATTIHDVAAVTPPDDKGDIRRRLIPLAGRARLLPQSTAAPQTALDSATIHSALTAIEEFFELSVIDLGSMTQPAAAAILDRADAVGLVTAGGTADVIRIQSSLATQAAADPESWAARTTLIPNRCREGSQLRRSGLDCFWLRHDPGLQAPPISFSGLQAGTREATAGITAALISRASMPRRASRRVAEPAEGWSPPDPARSDHDSGWFINRGGS, encoded by the coding sequence ATGCCGGCTCATCGCAGCGCCCCAGGCAACGCACGCCCCATCGCCTTCCGCGATCGACCCCGACTAACAACCGGCGCGGGCATGCTGGCCAGCCTTCAGGAGTGTGCATCGGCCAGTCTCTCGGGCGGACGTCGCATTGTGCTGGCTGGCGCCGAGCCAGGGTGTGGCGTCTCGACAGTGACGGCACTGGTTACCTCGCTTCTGGACAGTGTGAGACTCGAACCTCTGGTCACGGTCGATGCAAGCGGCCGAACCACCCACGTTCGACTGGACGTTCTCCTCACCAGTGACCCGTGGCCCGCGACCACAATCCATGACGTGGCCGCGGTGACACCACCCGACGATAAGGGCGACATCCGTCGGCGACTCATACCGCTTGCCGGCCGAGCACGTCTGCTACCCCAGTCGACGGCCGCCCCGCAGACCGCGCTGGACAGCGCGACGATTCACAGTGCGCTTACCGCGATCGAGGAGTTCTTCGAACTCTCCGTCATCGATCTTGGCTCGATGACCCAACCCGCCGCCGCCGCAATACTCGATCGTGCGGACGCGGTCGGCCTGGTGACCGCGGGTGGGACTGCCGATGTCATTCGGATCCAATCCAGCCTGGCGACACAGGCCGCCGCTGATCCCGAATCGTGGGCGGCCCGCACGACGCTGATACCCAACCGCTGCCGGGAGGGTTCGCAACTTCGCAGATCCGGGCTCGACTGCTTCTGGCTGCGGCACGATCCGGGCCTGCAGGCGCCACCAATTTCATTCTCCGGCCTGCAAGCCGGCACGCGTGAGGCAACCGCCGGAATCACGGCGGCCCTGATCAGTCGCGCATCGATGCCCCGCCGCGCATCGAGGAGAGTTGCCGAGCCGGCCGAAGGTTGGTCACCCCCTGATCCGGCGAGATCTGACCACGATTCCGGATGGTTCATCAATAGAGGTGGCTCATGA
- a CDS encoding cystathionine gamma-synthase (manually curated) — MTTLRPESIAVHAGRPAPTAKAPMNVGIELSATFHHGPDDNYYARQDTHAGIRALEEALGQLEGGDALVFSSGMAATTAVIEGLLPVGSVVVTGWTQYTGSTMLLAEQERLGRLSVRAVATDDTEAVLAALPGATLLWLETPSNPMLAVVDLPALVEAAHAAGVIVVVDSTLNTPLILRPLEYGVDIVMHSATKYLAGHSDLLMGALITRGAELGGALRTRRDLTGAIPGGLETFLALRGLRTLPLRMERAQANALELATRLSGHPAVAKVRYPGLASDPFHARALELHHGFGAMISFDVHGGEAAANRVCESVRLISHATSLGGVESLIERRAMHAMDAARDVPASLLRFSVGIEHVEDLWDDLTQALSRA; from the coding sequence GTGACCACACTCCGCCCCGAGTCCATAGCCGTCCACGCCGGGCGACCGGCACCCACCGCCAAGGCGCCGATGAACGTCGGCATCGAACTCTCGGCCACCTTCCATCACGGACCCGACGACAACTACTACGCCCGCCAGGACACGCACGCCGGGATCCGGGCGTTGGAGGAGGCTCTGGGCCAGTTGGAGGGCGGCGATGCGCTGGTGTTCAGCTCCGGAATGGCCGCGACGACCGCGGTGATCGAGGGATTGCTGCCAGTCGGTTCGGTCGTCGTTACCGGTTGGACGCAGTACACCGGGTCGACGATGCTGCTGGCCGAGCAGGAGCGGTTGGGGCGCCTCAGCGTCCGGGCCGTGGCCACCGATGACACCGAAGCTGTGCTGGCTGCACTGCCCGGCGCGACGCTGCTCTGGCTCGAGACTCCGAGCAACCCGATGCTGGCGGTCGTCGATCTGCCTGCGCTCGTCGAGGCGGCCCATGCGGCCGGCGTGATCGTCGTGGTCGACTCGACGCTGAACACCCCGCTGATCCTAAGGCCGCTGGAGTACGGCGTGGACATCGTGATGCATTCGGCGACGAAGTACCTGGCCGGACACTCGGATCTGCTGATGGGTGCATTGATCACCCGCGGTGCCGAGTTGGGGGGCGCGTTGCGGACACGACGAGACCTGACCGGCGCGATTCCCGGGGGGTTGGAGACCTTTCTTGCGCTGCGTGGCCTGCGCACCCTCCCGCTGCGGATGGAGCGGGCGCAGGCCAACGCGCTGGAGTTGGCGACCCGGTTGAGCGGTCACCCGGCGGTGGCGAAGGTGCGCTACCCGGGGCTTGCGAGTGATCCGTTCCATGCGCGCGCGCTGGAACTGCACCACGGCTTCGGGGCGATGATCTCCTTCGACGTGCACGGCGGCGAGGCGGCCGCGAACCGCGTCTGCGAATCGGTGCGGCTCATCTCGCACGCCACCAGCCTCGGCGGGGTGGAGTCGTTGATCGAACGCCGGGCGATGCACGCGATGGACGCCGCCCGCGATGTGCCGGCGTCGCTGCTGCGCTTCTCGGTCGGGATCGAGCACGTCGAAGACCTCTGGGATGACCTCACCCAGGCGCTCAGTCGGGCCTGA
- a CDS encoding 23S rRNA (guanosine2251-2'-O)-methyltransferase, which translates to MAGNSSRKGAIRKGKKGATAGTGGHGKQRLAGKGPTPRAEERTKHPAARRAAAAAKRDQRQGAARHRGAEAPELLVGRNPVAEALRAKVPAMALYVASGVEADERVADALRIAGNRGLSILEISRGEMDRMTGAILHQGIALQVPPFKYTDFNDLLTNARESSAAPLLVALDGVTDPRNLGAVIRSAVAFGADGVILPERRAASVTAVAWRTSAGTAARIPVAKVTNLVRALKDAQEAGMFVIGLDADGDQTLDELTLADSPIVIVVGSEGRGVSRLVTETCDITLSIPMSEAAESLNASVAAAVTLAEVARRRRLA; encoded by the coding sequence ATGGCAGGCAATTCTTCCCGCAAGGGCGCGATCCGCAAAGGCAAGAAGGGCGCGACCGCCGGCACCGGCGGGCACGGCAAGCAGCGGCTAGCAGGCAAGGGACCGACCCCGCGGGCCGAGGAGCGCACCAAGCACCCCGCGGCACGGCGGGCGGCGGCGGCGGCGAAGCGGGACCAGCGACAGGGCGCGGCCCGGCATCGCGGCGCCGAGGCGCCTGAGTTGCTGGTCGGTCGCAACCCCGTGGCCGAGGCGCTGCGGGCGAAGGTTCCGGCCATGGCCCTCTATGTGGCCAGCGGTGTCGAGGCCGACGAGCGCGTGGCCGACGCGCTGCGCATCGCCGGGAACCGGGGTCTGTCGATCCTGGAGATCAGCCGCGGCGAGATGGACCGGATGACCGGTGCGATCCTGCACCAGGGCATCGCGCTGCAGGTGCCGCCCTTCAAGTACACCGACTTCAACGACCTGCTCACCAATGCGCGTGAATCGTCCGCGGCCCCGCTATTGGTGGCCCTCGATGGTGTCACCGACCCGCGCAACCTCGGTGCCGTGATCCGCTCGGCGGTGGCCTTCGGGGCCGACGGCGTCATCCTCCCCGAGCGTCGCGCGGCGAGCGTCACGGCGGTGGCCTGGCGGACGTCCGCCGGCACTGCGGCTCGCATTCCGGTGGCGAAGGTGACCAACCTGGTGCGGGCCTTGAAGGACGCGCAGGAGGCCGGAATGTTCGTCATCGGCCTCGACGCGGACGGCGATCAGACGCTGGATGAGCTCACGCTGGCCGACTCGCCGATCGTCATCGTCGTCGGGTCCGAGGGGCGCGGCGTCTCGCGCCTGGTCACCGAGACCTGTGACATCACCCTCTCCATCCCGATGTCGGAGGCCGCGGAGTCGCTCAATGCGTCGGTCGCGGCTGCCGTCACGCTGGCTGAGGTGGCTCGTCGCCGCCGGCTCGCTTAG
- a CDS encoding YihY family inner membrane protein, whose amino-acid sequence MGLSNGLDAFQRRHPAASFPLAVIYKYFDDFGPYLSALLTYYGFISLFPLLLLLSTVLSIVLVGHPAAQQSILHSALSQFPVVGDQLGNPQQLSGGAGGIIIGILVSLYGGLGAAQAGQYAMNTAWRVPRNTRPNPFRSRGRSLVLLAIAGVSILVTTGLSTIGGGAGSFATETKWLAFVGSVLLTSIVFVLVFRIACARKLSTGNVAPGAIIFAICWPVLQYFSVIYVKRVVNHASATNGVFAIVLGLLAFLYIGATITVLCVEINVVRVDRLYPRSLLTPFTDEVMLTAGDRDVYTGQATAQRSKGFQEVDVTFDQSDAAIDRRDASPDQSDVDLNQSDDTDDLDETSEPKRAGGDEPPQPA is encoded by the coding sequence ATGGGTCTCTCCAACGGGCTGGATGCCTTCCAGCGACGGCATCCAGCGGCCAGCTTCCCGTTGGCCGTCATCTACAAGTACTTCGATGATTTCGGGCCCTATCTGTCGGCGCTCCTCACGTACTACGGATTCATCTCGCTCTTCCCGCTACTCCTGTTGCTCTCCACGGTGCTGAGCATCGTCCTCGTCGGCCATCCGGCGGCGCAGCAGAGCATCCTCCACTCGGCGCTGAGCCAGTTCCCGGTCGTCGGTGACCAGCTGGGCAATCCGCAGCAGCTGAGCGGCGGTGCCGGCGGCATCATCATCGGCATCCTCGTCTCGCTCTACGGTGGCCTCGGGGCGGCGCAGGCGGGCCAGTACGCGATGAACACCGCGTGGCGTGTGCCCCGCAATACGCGGCCCAATCCGTTCCGTTCCCGCGGACGCAGCCTGGTGCTCCTCGCCATCGCGGGCGTATCGATTCTGGTGACCACCGGCCTGTCGACGATCGGCGGTGGCGCCGGATCATTCGCGACCGAGACCAAGTGGCTGGCCTTCGTCGGCTCCGTCCTGTTGACCTCGATCGTCTTCGTGCTGGTCTTCCGGATTGCCTGCGCGCGAAAGCTCTCCACAGGGAATGTCGCACCGGGTGCGATCATCTTCGCGATCTGCTGGCCAGTGCTTCAGTACTTCAGCGTCATCTACGTGAAGCGGGTCGTCAACCACGCCAGCGCGACCAACGGCGTCTTCGCAATCGTCCTAGGTTTACTGGCGTTTCTCTACATCGGCGCGACGATCACCGTCCTCTGCGTCGAGATCAACGTCGTGCGCGTCGATCGCCTGTATCCACGCTCGCTGCTCACACCCTTCACCGACGAGGTGATGCTCACCGCCGGCGACCGCGACGTCTACACCGGACAGGCGACGGCCCAGCGCAGCAAGGGATTCCAGGAAGTGGACGTGACCTTCGACCAGAGTGACGCCGCGATTGACCGGCGCGACGCCAGCCCTGACCAGAGCGACGTCGACTTAAACCAGAGCGACGACACAGACGACCTAGACGAAACTAGCGAACCTAAGCGAGCCGGCGGCGACGAGCCACCTCAGCCAGCGTGA
- a CDS encoding cysteinyl-tRNA synthetase, whose product MTLHIYDSATRSLRRFEPIEAGKASIYLCGLTVQAPPHIGHMRSSVNFDILRRWLAHTGHEVTFIRNVTDIDDKILAKSGDAGVEWWAWAYENERAVIAAYDALGCLPATYEPRATGHITEMIELMQRLIERGHAYAVGGDVYFDVRSFPDYGALSGQKIDEMHPAADSAETHKRDPRDFALWKAAKADEPATASWPTPWGRGRPGWHLECSAMVGRYLGPAFDIHGGGLDLIFPHHENEIAQSVAAGDRFAGYWMHNAWVTMSGEKMSKSLGNSLLVTELLKTWRPVELRYYLGAAHYRSNVEYSDDSLAEAAAAYRRIEGFIQRAGERLDALRSGDPNVGALRGTEPVPAFVAAMDDDLGVPLALAAIHNAIRDANPKLGEADSEEAVLDLAGPVLSMLDILGLNPLEFQAESAEDLTKAVDGLAQILLSQRADARKNKDFATSDAIRDAFAAAGLLIEDTPTGARWLPKEQ is encoded by the coding sequence GTGACGCTGCATATCTACGACTCCGCCACCAGGAGTCTGCGACGGTTCGAACCCATCGAAGCTGGCAAGGCGTCCATCTATCTCTGTGGTCTCACTGTCCAGGCGCCCCCGCATATCGGACATATGCGCTCGTCGGTGAACTTCGACATCCTGCGCCGCTGGCTCGCGCACACCGGTCACGAGGTGACGTTCATCCGCAACGTCACCGATATCGACGACAAGATCTTGGCCAAGTCCGGCGACGCCGGCGTCGAGTGGTGGGCCTGGGCGTACGAGAACGAGCGCGCCGTCATCGCGGCCTATGACGCTCTGGGATGCCTGCCAGCCACCTACGAGCCGCGAGCCACCGGCCACATCACCGAGATGATCGAGCTCATGCAGCGCCTGATCGAGCGGGGCCACGCCTACGCGGTCGGCGGCGACGTGTACTTCGACGTCCGCTCCTTCCCCGACTACGGTGCCCTCTCCGGCCAGAAGATCGACGAGATGCACCCGGCCGCCGACAGCGCCGAGACGCATAAGCGCGATCCTCGCGACTTCGCGCTCTGGAAGGCGGCCAAGGCCGACGAACCGGCCACCGCCTCCTGGCCGACGCCGTGGGGACGAGGGCGCCCGGGATGGCATCTGGAGTGCTCGGCGATGGTCGGCCGCTACCTCGGCCCCGCCTTCGACATCCACGGCGGGGGACTGGACCTCATCTTCCCGCACCACGAGAACGAGATCGCCCAGTCCGTCGCTGCAGGCGATCGGTTTGCCGGCTACTGGATGCACAACGCCTGGGTCACCATGTCGGGCGAGAAGATGAGCAAGTCGCTGGGCAACTCGCTGCTCGTCACCGAACTGCTCAAGACGTGGCGCCCGGTTGAGCTGCGCTATTACCTCGGGGCTGCTCACTACCGTTCTAACGTCGAATACTCCGACGACTCGCTGGCCGAGGCCGCGGCTGCCTACCGGCGCATCGAGGGCTTCATCCAGCGCGCCGGCGAGCGACTCGACGCGCTGCGCAGCGGTGACCCGAACGTCGGCGCACTGCGTGGCACCGAACCGGTGCCGGCCTTCGTCGCCGCGATGGACGACGACCTTGGCGTCCCACTGGCGCTGGCCGCGATCCACAACGCGATCCGTGACGCCAACCCGAAGTTGGGTGAGGCCGACTCTGAAGAGGCGGTCCTCGACCTCGCCGGCCCGGTGCTCAGCATGCTCGACATTCTCGGGTTGAACCCGTTGGAGTTTCAGGCCGAATCGGCTGAGGATCTCACCAAGGCGGTCGACGGACTGGCCCAGATTCTGCTCAGCCAGCGAGCGGATGCCCGCAAGAACAAGGACTTTGCTACCAGTGATGCAATTCGGGACGCCTTCGCCGCGGCCGGCCTGCTCATCGAAGACACCCCGACCGGCGCTCGCTGGTTACCGAAGGAGCAGTAA
- a CDS encoding carbohydrate ABC transporter ATP-binding protein, CUT1 family, with amino-acid sequence MASVDYISASRIYPGSTVPAVNKLNLDIKDGEFMVLVGPSGSGKSTALRMLAGLEDVDEGQIHIGGKDVSNLAPKDRDIAMVFQNYALYPHMSVAENMGFALKLAGVSKEERSKKVREAAALLDLDQYLDRKPKALSGGQRQRVAMGRAIVRDPSVFLMDEPLSNLDAKLRVETRANIAALQARLGTTTLYVTHDQVEAMTMGHRVAVLKEGGFLQQADTPRNLYDKPQNAFVAGFIGSPAMNLREAELVPGGAKLGNIVLPLQPSVAQAASAAGLSRITLGLRPESFTVGSDPESGLKIDVALVEELGADAFVYGLLSGDAPDAKKFVARFDGRIPPRVGETVHIDVRPAEEHAFHPETGERLG; translated from the coding sequence ATGGCATCAGTCGACTACATCAGCGCGTCCCGTATCTATCCGGGCAGCACCGTTCCCGCAGTGAACAAGCTGAACCTGGACATCAAAGACGGCGAATTCATGGTCCTCGTCGGACCGTCGGGATCAGGCAAATCCACCGCGCTGCGCATGCTGGCCGGCCTCGAAGACGTGGACGAGGGGCAGATCCACATCGGCGGCAAGGACGTCTCGAACCTCGCCCCCAAAGACCGCGACATCGCCATGGTCTTCCAGAACTACGCTCTCTACCCGCACATGTCGGTCGCCGAGAACATGGGCTTCGCGCTGAAGCTGGCCGGCGTATCCAAGGAGGAGCGCAGCAAGAAGGTCCGCGAGGCCGCGGCACTGCTCGACCTCGACCAGTACCTGGACCGCAAGCCAAAGGCCCTCTCCGGTGGCCAGCGGCAGCGTGTCGCCATGGGCCGGGCCATCGTCCGTGACCCCAGCGTCTTCCTGATGGACGAGCCCCTCTCCAACCTGGACGCCAAGCTGCGCGTCGAGACCCGCGCCAACATCGCGGCGCTGCAGGCTCGCCTCGGCACCACCACCCTCTACGTGACGCACGACCAGGTTGAGGCCATGACGATGGGCCACCGGGTCGCCGTGCTCAAGGAGGGTGGCTTCCTGCAGCAGGCCGACACCCCGCGCAACCTCTACGACAAGCCGCAGAACGCCTTCGTCGCCGGCTTCATCGGATCGCCCGCGATGAACCTGCGCGAGGCCGAGCTGGTGCCGGGTGGTGCGAAGCTGGGCAACATCGTGCTGCCGCTGCAGCCGTCGGTCGCCCAGGCCGCATCGGCCGCCGGGCTGAGCAGGATCACCCTCGGACTGCGCCCGGAGTCCTTCACCGTCGGCAGCGACCCGGAGAGTGGCCTGAAGATCGATGTCGCCCTCGTCGAGGAGCTCGGCGCGGACGCGTTCGTCTACGGGCTGCTGTCCGGTGACGCTCCGGATGCGAAGAAGTTCGTCGCCCGCTTCGACGGACGTATCCCGCCGCGGGTCGGCGAGACGGTGCACATCGACGTCCGGCCGGCGGAGGAGCACGCGTTCCACCCGGAGACCGGCGAGCGTCTCGGCTAG
- a CDS encoding type VII secretion integral membrane protein EccD, translated as MTPTWSRVTIRAEARRINVAVPADEPIEVFLSELVELFDGSPNDPGPRILTTPLGRRLDSGQSLTTASVMDGDVLYLTSEAAAPAPPIVGEVCEAIGAELRQRTDIWSARHSARAALATSGCAAICLAISMTFVAAALCAAALGGAALLSWGLAAAASRVGREASASALVLVAATLTVSATVEVTSWHRLGVAAQLGAVALAAAVSGVAASSVATRPLVARHASLLLAAFSGAWLAASLAGLNYGQTSALVVAASVVLLTLLPGWALHISAVHNRAESGSGSVTMGDPQLVTSLSNAHALLATFVLVWSAAVLAGCVGLILWGRPWALGLAGATATIAALRARTFPLAIEVFALIGVAASAASGLLLAWALRGPHLPILPSLAAGAALLTALGATFWSPGRQATLRLRLMAHRVERLAWLALLPAAVGVFGGYARLLTVF; from the coding sequence GTGACGCCGACGTGGTCACGGGTCACTATCCGTGCCGAAGCGCGGCGTATCAACGTGGCGGTTCCGGCTGACGAACCGATTGAGGTCTTCCTCTCCGAGCTCGTTGAACTCTTCGACGGATCACCGAATGATCCCGGCCCGCGCATTCTCACGACCCCACTCGGCCGGCGGCTGGACTCGGGGCAGTCGCTGACTACGGCCAGCGTGATGGACGGTGATGTCCTGTATTTGACGAGTGAGGCGGCGGCCCCGGCTCCCCCGATCGTGGGCGAAGTGTGTGAGGCCATCGGCGCCGAGCTGCGTCAGCGGACTGACATCTGGAGCGCGAGGCATTCGGCCCGCGCGGCCCTCGCTACGTCGGGGTGTGCGGCGATATGTCTAGCGATCTCAATGACCTTCGTCGCCGCGGCCCTCTGCGCTGCCGCGCTCGGCGGCGCGGCGCTCCTCTCCTGGGGTCTGGCCGCCGCAGCATCCCGAGTCGGACGCGAAGCGAGTGCATCCGCGCTCGTGCTGGTGGCGGCGACCCTAACGGTCTCGGCGACCGTCGAGGTGACATCGTGGCACCGGCTCGGCGTCGCGGCTCAGCTCGGCGCGGTCGCGCTCGCCGCGGCCGTCAGCGGTGTCGCCGCTTCTTCAGTCGCCACCCGCCCGCTTGTCGCGCGCCACGCGTCCCTGCTGCTGGCCGCCTTCAGTGGCGCGTGGTTGGCTGCGTCGCTGGCCGGTCTGAACTATGGGCAGACGTCCGCGCTCGTCGTCGCCGCATCCGTCGTCCTACTGACTCTCCTGCCGGGGTGGGCTCTGCACATATCTGCCGTACACAATCGCGCAGAGAGCGGATCGGGTTCGGTCACGATGGGCGATCCCCAACTCGTCACCTCGCTCTCCAACGCGCATGCCCTGTTGGCGACGTTCGTTCTCGTCTGGTCGGCCGCCGTTCTCGCCGGCTGCGTAGGCCTGATCCTCTGGGGACGCCCGTGGGCGCTGGGTCTCGCCGGAGCGACAGCGACTATCGCAGCACTTCGAGCACGCACATTCCCTCTGGCCATCGAGGTGTTCGCGCTGATCGGAGTGGCGGCGTCAGCGGCATCGGGGCTGCTGCTGGCCTGGGCATTGCGCGGTCCCCACCTGCCGATATTGCCGAGCCTCGCAGCAGGTGCGGCTCTACTCACGGCGCTCGGCGCGACGTTCTGGTCCCCCGGTCGGCAGGCAACGCTCCGGCTGCGGTTGATGGCGCATCGGGTTGAGCGCCTGGCCTGGCTCGCACTGCTACCGGCCGCAGTTGGCGTCTTCGGCGGCTATGCGCGTCTGCTGACGGTGTTCTAA